In the Candidatus Bathyarchaeia archaeon genome, AGCCACAAGCAGAGGCGCAATCATGAAAATAACAGTCCAAGACGTTACATTCAACTACCGAAGCACCCCCACACTCTCACAAGTCTCCATGCAAATCGACGAATCCGAAGTCTTGGGCATGATAGGCCCCAACGGTTCAGGAAAAACCACCCTACTCAAATGCATAAACAAAATTTTAGAACCCAAACAAGGCAAAATAATCCTTGACACTCAAGAAGCAAAAAAAATGAGCCGCATGGAAGTCGCCAAACACATAGGCTACGTACCCCAAAGCACCAACAGCAACCCAACAGCGCTACCAGTTTTTGAGATTGTCCTGATGGGCAGAAGACCTCACATCACCTGGCAAAGTAGCGAAAAAGATAACGCCAAAGTTTGGGAAGCCCTCAAAATGCTCAACATCGAAAACCTTGCAATGCGCGATTTTTATGAGTTAAGCGGGGGTGAACAACAAAGAGTCCTCATCGCCAGGTCAATAGCCCAAGAAGCCAAAGTTCTTCTGCTTGACGAGCCCACCAGCAACTTAGACATCAAACACCAACTAGAAGTCATGTACCTAACCCGAAAGCTGGTTACCAAAGGAAAGCTTGCTGCTGCCGTGGCAATTCATGACCTTAACCTTGCATCCAGATTCTGCGACAAAATTGTGATGATGAAAAACGGCAAAGTTTTTGCGGCTGGGGAAGCACAGAACGTTTTGAGCCCTGAAACGATAAGAACTGTTTATGGAGTGGAAGTTATGGTGAACTTTGACGCCAAATTCCCCTACATAATACCCATTGAACCCCTTAACTAAAACTCAGAAAAGAGAAACAAACAAAAAATAGGAGTAGGAGCTGCTTTTTTGCCACAGCGGGAACAGCAGGTTGCTTGCGGGCTGAGGGGAGCGCCGCAGTTGGAGCAGCATTGGGATACAAGTCTGATGGCCATTTTCACTATGACCGTGCTCAGTGCAGGCATGATAGAGGAAAAACAGGGATACTTCCTTGTGACAGAGAGGACGGAAAAAAAGAGGTTGCCCTACACGCGACTGCTTCCCGAAGCAACACCATAATGGTTGTTTTAGGTGTTGCATTGATTTTTTTTCACTTTCTCGCTTAAACTGGAACTTTTGCCCGATGAAAGCGTCCTGTTCTTTGGGGTGACGCTGATTGTGATTGGCTCGTGTTTTGGGCGGTAAGCCGAAAAAACAAACCTGAACTGTCCCCTGAAGCCAAAGAGTTACTCAAAGAACTAAATCGGCACTAGCTATTCCGCAGTTTCAGCAAGTAACCATTCTCGCTGGCAACGCCATCCAACAGGGAAGCAGTAACTTCTTTGCTTCCCTTAAAGCAGGAGAAACAACTGATACGCTACGGGTAACTCAATCTACCTGTTTAGCCCCGCTTGGAATAACTCCAAATATTTCCCAACATGGTAGGCATCCAATAACCCATGATTAGCATTAATCGAAACAGGAAGCAACAGCTTGCCAGCGGACTCAAAGAACTTGCCAAATGCAATCTTGGGAATACTTTCGCCTCGACAAAAGTTCCGTTCATGCTTAAAACCGGTGAAGCTAAACCAAGGCAACACAGTGTAATGAACAACGTCTAATCTTGCCGCGTCTTGGCTTACCCCAAGCCCAGAGCTTTCTTGAACTTCAGTGATGGCAACTTCGGCTTTTTTGCAGAAACCTTCGAAATCGTCGGTGTATTCGAAGAAGGCAAAACCGAAAGTGGAGTCTTTTCTGCCGACAGTGGTACTTACGTGTACTCTGTCAAAAACCCAGACTTCGCCATCGATAATTCGATATCGAAAGTTCTCCACCA is a window encoding:
- a CDS encoding CatA-like O-acetyltransferase: MAIQNWNRRDHYQYFGGCDDPYFGVVVNVDCTDAYQHCKKEKLSFFLYYLYASIKAINLVENFRYRIIDGEVWVFDRVHVSTTVGRKDSTFGFAFFEYTDDFEGFCKKAEVAITEVQESSGLGVSQDAARLDVVHYTVLPWFSFTGFKHERNFCRGESIPKIAFGKFFESAGKLLLPVSINANHGLLDAYHVGKYLELFQAGLNR
- a CDS encoding ABC transporter ATP-binding protein encodes the protein MKITVQDVTFNYRSTPTLSQVSMQIDESEVLGMIGPNGSGKTTLLKCINKILEPKQGKIILDTQEAKKMSRMEVAKHIGYVPQSTNSNPTALPVFEIVLMGRRPHITWQSSEKDNAKVWEALKMLNIENLAMRDFYELSGGEQQRVLIARSIAQEAKVLLLDEPTSNLDIKHQLEVMYLTRKLVTKGKLAAAVAIHDLNLASRFCDKIVMMKNGKVFAAGEAQNVLSPETIRTVYGVEVMVNFDAKFPYIIPIEPLN